The proteins below come from a single Rosa rugosa chromosome 2, drRosRugo1.1, whole genome shotgun sequence genomic window:
- the LOC133729067 gene encoding tetrahydroberberine oxidase-like: MNMEAFHVKLFSLLFILLNSVWSTTSTSNSESFVQCFSSHIQNSSSEIILTRTSSAYPSVLDFSIHNFRFLNNSTPTPEAIITPFDESQVQAAVICSKKSGIQIRIRSGGHDYEGLSYVSRAPFIIIDLFNLSSIDVDIKNESAWVKSGATLGELYYNIAQKSKVYGFPAGTCPTVGVGGHISGGGFGAMARKYGLASDNVIDARIVDVNGRILDRKSMGEELFWAIRGGGGSSFGVILAWKLRLVPVPPTVTVCDVTKTKEQGATKLLLKWQNIADTLPEDLYLHSIVGSSNNTITIAFGSLFLGRVDKAVQVIQENFPELSLESSHCSEMSWIQSVLNSSGYSIHESLEILLNRRQLSYYYFFKAKSDFVTEPISEAGLEGLWHILLEANTSYMILTPYGGKMSEISDSETAFPHRKGNKYEIQYMVTWGDGKDTKKYVGFMRRLYAYMTPYVSKSPRAAYLNYRDLDLGRNSYGNTSYAQASIWGLKYFKNNFRRLVHVKTLVDPGNFFRNEQSIPVFSSGLASRTDNKYLNRWVEL; the protein is encoded by the coding sequence ATGAATATGGAGGCCTTTCATGTAAAACTGTTTTCCCTACTTTTCATCCTTCTCAACTCAGTTTGGTCGACAACTTCAACATCAAATTCTGAAAGCTTTGTTCAATGCTTTTCCTCCCACATACAGAACTCCAGTAGTGAAATCATTCTCACCAGAACTAGTTCTGCTTATCCCTCAGTCTTAGATTTTTCCATACACAACTTCAGATTCTTGAACAATTCCACACCAACACCAGAGGCCATCATTACTCCTTTTGATGAATCTCAGGTTCAAGCAGCTGTAATTTGCTCCAAGAAAAGTGGCATACAAATAAGAATCCGAAGCGGGGGGCATGATTACGAGGGCCTATCTTATGTATCCAGAGCTCCTTTCATCATCATTGATCTTTTCAATCTAAGTTCCATCGATGTTGATATAAAGAATGAGAGTGCTTGGGTCAAATCAGGCGCTACTCTCGGAGAGTTGTATTACAACATCGCACAGAAGAGTAAAGTCTATGGCTTTCCAGCAGGGACTTGTCCCACCGTCGGTGTTGGGGGACACATCAGTGGGGGTGGATTTGGAGCCATGGCCAGAAAATATGGTCTAGCATCCGACAATGTCATTGATGCTAGAATTGTAGATGTTAACGGCAGAATTCTAGACAGAAAGTCCATGGGAGAAGAGCTCTTTTGGGCtatcagaggaggaggaggatcaaGCTTTGGAGTCATTCTAGCATGGAAGCTTAGACTGGTTCCTGTTCCCCCAACTGTAACAGTTTGCGACGTTACAAAGACAAAAGAACAAGGTGCAACCAAACTTCTTTTGAAATGGCAAAACATTGCAGACACGCTTCCTGAAGACCTTTACCTACATTCAATTGTAGGAAGTAGTAACAACACTATAACAATTGCATTCGGTTCCTTGTTTCTTGGGAGGGTCGACAAAGCTGTCCAGGTGATACAGGAAAACTTCCCAGAGTTGAGTTTAGAAAGCAGCCATTGCAGTGAGATGAGTTGGATTCAGTCTGTTTTGAACTCTTCTGGTTACTCAATTCACGAATCCTTAGAGATTTTGCTGAACCGCCGGCAACTCAGCTACTACTACTTCTTCAAAGCAAAATCAGACTTTGTGACTGAACCCATCTCAGAAGCTGGCTTGGAAGGCTTATGGCACATACTGCTTGAAGCAAACACATCCTATATGATATTGACACCATATGGAGGAAAAATGAGTGAGATTTCCGATTCAGAAACTGCTTTCCCACATCGAAAAGGAAACAAATATGAAATCCAGTATATGGTTACTTGGGGTGATGGCAAGGACACCAAGAAGTATGTTGGATTTATGAGAAGGTTGTATGCATACATGACACCATATGTTTCAAAGTCTCCTAGAGCTGCCTATTTGAATTATAGGGATCTTGATTTGGGGAGGAACAGTTATGGCAATACAAGCTATGCACAAGCAAGCATTTGGGGTTTGAAGTACTTCAAGAACAACTTTAGGAGACTTGTTCATGTTAAGACCTTGGTTGATCCTGGCAACTTCTTTAGGAATGAGCAAAGCATCCCTGTGTTTTCGTCAGGCTTGGCTTCCAGGACAGACAATAAATACTTAAATAGATGGGTTGAACTTTAG